The following nucleotide sequence is from Silurus meridionalis isolate SWU-2019-XX chromosome 5, ASM1480568v1, whole genome shotgun sequence.
ATAGCAAACTGTTTTGTGCTCTTATCATCCCcatcctcttctctctttcttctttactCCTCCTGCTTGTGCTTCATCCACTGGCCTGCTTCTGGTCCCTTTCCCGGCTCCACCCGTTCATACTCCACTGACCATGTCCTTTATCAGAGTCTCACCTGTGTCCTCGATCAGTGTCATCCACACCACTGCAGCCCTCCCCTCGTGGCCCCCTGCGGAGTCGCAGCACCGACCGCCAAAAAACCAGCctcagctctacctctgcctctTCCGACTCCATTTCAAACATTGCTCAGGTGAGCTTATTCAAAATCATTATTTACTTCGTAGGTAATACGCCTAATAGGTTTTAAAGATGCTTAAAAACCTTCACTTTGTGGCTGTAAGGGAAGATTAATTCCTCAGCCCCCATCACCTCATGTGTTAAACAAGAATAATATAATGAGGGCATCAAATATGTCAGATTATTAATCtcttctctatctttctctgcCTGTAATAACAGTACAATGAAATAATACGCTTACGTTGGTGTATCTGGTTTAGAAGCATACAtccttttgatttgttttgcaaAGCAGACTTGTCCAGTATCAGTCCTTTATCTCAAACTAGATCTGATTAAAAAGTATTCTCTGTCAGGTAGAGCAAACAGAATCAGATACTGTTTGAGCGCCACTATGCTTGTTTGTTAGCCGTTTACGGGGAGATTAAAACTGTAGTAGGTGATCAAAAAcaaagtgtgtttaaaaaaatgttgaataatAAATTTTTGGTTAAACCATTCACCAAAATAAGCAATAGCAGTTGCTGCAAATGACAGTGAGATGTTCTGTGGCCTGGCCATTTTCTGAGCTAGAATGCCATCAATGCACAAAGCAAGGATCATTATTCAGATGCAAAGTAGGGTTTGTCACCTCAGGCCCTGGTTTAAATTCTCCTTCCAAAtctagtatatttttttttttactgcatgaACCATGGTAATAAAATCATTGCTGACATTTTATCTTTTGGACATTTCAACCTATAATGTTTAGAGGATTTTAGCCTTGTtactaaatatattaaattaaaaatattaaaaactagCCATAATGGTTAGCGCTGAACTGTTTTATTCTTCAACAAATTACCAGAAAAGTGAGTCATTAGACATTGTATGCATCAGACTCTGAAATTGGAATTGTGCAATGCTCTTTAAAACttaatatattcattcattcggTCTGCCAAACCACTCGCACTGATACACGCAGTACTTTCCTCttcattatatattctaaatAACACATAGCCACaatttaaaataagtattttattaGGTTAAAAATTAGTTTGGTTAGAAATTGACATTTTACTTATCCAGACACCCTCTGCCTTTGTCCTACTGCCATTTGAGGAACCCTGCTCTGATTTTGGCAACTATGACTTGTGTAATATAAATAGATGGACTTTCAGAGGCCTGGTGCATTCACCTTGACATTGTCAGCTGTTTGTTGCGGTAACAGACTGAGTTGTTGAATATGATCAATCGTTGTTGCtgttattatacatatattatattatactacactattttagtataaaatgtaaagttagCAATGTTTTGTTCATGTAGTTATTGGATTTACTTTGGGATTATGAACTTTCTATCTTAACACGTCTCAATGTGCtttacattaacagcattaaaatCTACTAAAGTAAAGAATATGTAATGAAGGTAGTGAAGAATGAAGAAAACGTACGTAAAGAACACattgcaaataataaaaattggaTCACTCGTAGAAACCGTCAACCTTCTGAAATCAGTGACAAAAGCTGAAAAACATTTATCTCTTTCTATGTGCTTACGTGTTTGTACGTACTGTTTGTATGTGCGTGCAGAAAGCTGAAAAGGACAAGACTTCACCGGCTGCAAAACGTCCTCCTTCACCTTCCACAGTTCCCAGTCGCCATCGTTCTCCCTCCCCAGGCCCTATTGGTGGACCCACGAGAACGCCATCACCTGGAGCAGCCAAGTAAGAGATCTACATCACATTTCCTCACTCATCTTACtctcatttccatttttttgaGGGTTTTCAACTGTGTGCATCTCTTCCAGGCACAGTCCTCGTAATCGGCCGCCCTCACCCAGTGGAGTGAAGCAGAGGCCTCCATCACCTCAGCCTACTTCCAAACCACCACCTATCCAGAAACCTGCCCTCACCCCAACAGGTCCTCCTattctgagaaagagagagtccAAACCCAAAGACACATCTCCAATGACTGCTCTAACAACACAGCCTCAAGATATGAGCACTTCAAGCCCAGTTTCCAGCACCAAGCCCAAAGATGGTAGGGTccaataaagtaaatgtatagTCCAGTAGATATTTCACCCTTTTCCCtatgtattttatgttttgcacgTATTTGGTACAATTACCCATAAGTGCATTACTGTAGTCAACACACAGTTGTACTGACTTACTGCGCCCTCTTCTGGAGCCATTAGTCTGCATGCCTGGAAGCTCCTGTTTAATTTCAGGCTGTCATATACATATCATGCCAGTTTTATAGTGTGTTATAAAGCATTATCTGTTACTGGACAAACATCTGTgcatatttgtttgttaaaggcACTGATTGACtgtgaccctttttttttttttctttttagatccTAGTCTGAAAACTACGGCCGGCACTAACTCTGCTGCTGAAGCTGCTAAGATCCTGGCAGAGAACAGGCGTCTGGCTCgtgaacagaaagagagagaggaacagcTCAGACtacagagagaggaagaggagaggtGAGCACACACGTAGTGTGGATGAGGAGACTGCTTTttagaggtttgggtctcctagttcacatGAGGGGACTTTTTTACCACCTCCAAAAACGTTCtaaacatttgtgtgcctccgactttCTGGTCGCAGAtttggaaagaaccacatatggctggaaaagtcaggcgtcccaatacttttgttcatatgctGTAATTCTTTTTGAACTTTTGTGCAggattgttttcttttgtttcagtaGTTACAAATATGGACAAATAAGACAATTATGTATTGCATAAGAGTAAAAATGTTCTATGGTTTTAATTTCCAATGCAGACTGTCTTGGTTATAACAACAAGAGAGcagcaaaaaataaacccaaacagtaatttagttatatttatacataataactttttattattaatattattatcaaaaatgttttgcaattttGTCATTCTAACTGAAAATaatgattacatttataaacaaataagtCTGAATATTCTGTTTATAAAAATTGGCTTCTTGTACAAATGATTATCTAAATGTTTCTTTGAAGAAAGTGGATAAGGTTGTGTTTTACTGAGAGTGTGAATTCTAGGAGATAGTGTGGATTGAAATGTTAGTTAAATTAAGTTTGTGTGATGTGTAATTACAGACACATTTATATGAAGTGACCTTGCTGCAAATTTTAGAACATGTCCTGTTTTTCATTTCCTGTAACAGTAAGATCAGATTTAAACAGTGTTCTGCCATTTCAGGgtaagaaaagaagaggaagaacgtCTGGCTGaggaggagagagtgagacgtttggaggaggagaaggttcgggcagaggagagaaagagggaagagGAGGAGCAGGCTCAGAAGGCagaagaggaaagagagagactggAGCTGGAAGAACAGCAGAAACGAACTGAGTTACAGAAAGAGGCAAGAAACAGTATAAGCATCACACACATAACCGAGACTGATGGATGTAACcgttgtgtgatttttttattgatttttgtgtTGCAAAAATTGCAGCGAGAGGAGGCAGAAGCAAAGGCTCTGGAAGAAGCAGAGAAGCAGCGACAGGAGAGAGAGCGCATCATGCAGCAGAACCAGCAGGAGCGCATGGAGAGGAAGAAGGTGAACTTGTAAACGCTCTCTCTGTCCAACTGCCTAGTGTGAAGTGGTCAGCAGTGTTATTGCCTGATGAAGATGAACATAACAGCTAATGATCGAGCTAGAAGTGAAATGTATTTTGAAGCAATGTAAAAGCCTTCTGCATGTGCAGAGATCACAGAAATGCAAAAGCGATTGATGTCTGCATTTCCCAATATCATTTTTGTCTTTAACGTGGAGTTTCTCCTCATTCACTAATGGCATGTTATTTAGTAAAAACTGAAATGAtcatttgaggaaaaaaaaatgccgaATCAGACACGAGTTTTGCGCTTCCCTTATATGCTAGTGTGCATCATTTTAAACATGATTCAGAAATTGTTTGCAAAACTGTTTTGTACAGAAATTTACAATGGCTGCCATATTTAAAATGCAAAGTCTAAGAAGATCTAAACAGCAGCCCCTCTATCTGCTGATTTTCCTCATAGCCAGTTGTTCTTCAGTTAAGATCCGCTCCAATATAAAATCCAGTTTCCTGATGGGAAAAATGTAAGTGATATTAAAAGAAACTAGAATCAGACCAAGGTGAACTTTGAATGTGAAACTTTTTTGTGAGCCAACACAAAGCAGTCACACAACACCTtgctatttatatatgtttgatGAAAAAGTCCCTGGTTCAGGACTGGTGCAGTGATCATTTCAGAAGAGCGGATGGTGCAGGCTTTCCTTGCACTGACTGTGCAGAAATGCCAGTATGGTACAAAATGACCCTAATTAAACAGTTTGCCTTCCaagaacaaatatttaaactacaggtcctacttttttttttttttttttaatcctcgcTGATGCCTTGAGTGTtccccagagagagagagagagagagagagagagagagagagagagagagagagagagagattggattggattggattggttGGATTTAATTCCCTAATGAGTAGAAAGAGCAGTTTTGTACAGCTGGCTTGTCTGTTCTTCATCAAGCAATACATTGCATTTTTGACCAAATGAAATACATCCACTAAAGTAGATCACAGTTTATTGGCCTGACGCTGAGCATGCTAGCTACCCTGGCATGTGGCAGACCTCACATTTAAAAGTCTGGTATGCCACTAAATGTGATTTTGCTGAGGATGCCAGGATTGTTAACTGAAGCTGCAACAGTAGTTCACCAGTGAGTATTTTAGAATTAAGAAACTATCAGAAATTGGTTATCAGTCTGGTGCTAAACTCTATACACAAGCACTAATGCAAAAGAATCTTGAAAAAGTTCACAGGGAAATGATGGCAATGTGTGTCAAAGTCATACCATGTGGTACCtgtcattttatgtttttgtccaGCTTAAGAAAGtgcacacacaatatacagataAACCAGAGCAGACCATGAAGTCCCTGTCTGAACACATTACCGAATACAAATGGAGGCATAAATTATTTAGCGTCATTGAAAGGCCTAAATATTTAGATGcagatgcatttatttgtcacatgtacatttcaATGGAGTGAAaatctttcttcgcatatcccagcataTTAGGAAGCTATCAGAGTGCAGAGTAATCCATGaaacagcacccctggagcacagaggttcaagggccttgttcaagggcccaacagtggcagctagGCGCTACTGGGGCATAAATTCCCTGACTTTCCGATCAATAACCGTTGAACTATACTTCCCCActttgacagattttttttccattgttcataaagatttttgttttgtgttgggtttttttacatttgttacataaatagattttgttttttttttttaaatgtgttgatgTATCTGTTTGCTTTTATAGAGAATCGAGGAAATTATGAAAAGAACCAGAAAAATGGACCAAAATGATTTCAAGGCAAGTCTccttatggtttttttttttttttttttttttaattaatgtattgCTTAGATTTAGGGCTGTTGTATATGGAAGGATATTCTGGGCAATATTGAAAAAAAGGAATTGCAAATTCTGCAAAATTGTCTATTACTGGTCTGCTAATCGTCTGGTATTGCGTTCGGATTATGTCACAATATAGCTGTAGCTTTTGACATGTTTGGCTTGTGGGTCTCCATTTCTGCAGGGTAACGATGAGGAAGGCATTCCAGATGAGAATGGTGACGAGGTTAATGACGAGCTAAACTGTGAAACCACGGGTACGCTTTTCTTCCCTCTAATCTGCACTTTAGGATGATTTACATAAGTTTTGTCTGCTTTGTAGTATTCACACATCTTTGTGATTACAGAGGACCAATTTGTGGCGTCAGAGCAAGAGACAGAGTTCGTCAACCAATCAGACATTCAGGAGCGAGCCATGTCTTCAGAAGAAGCTCAGCTTAAGTCAGACGAGACTCTTGACAATATGAATGAACAGGCCAAAGTGGAcgacaaagaaaacaacaatggCCTCAGTGCAGCACAGCCCACAGCCATCAGGTACATAAAGTGTCTGTCCCTCACCTGAGAGAAATACATTCtcattattttacaatttgtaGATTACCTTGAATCTTAGACCCTGTTTATATCTGTTCCTTTCAACTGTCTTTGTAATACCATGCATTTACACTCATCATACATATCTGTAATTAGTTATATATAgtggtgtgaatgtgtttgccccttcctgattttgcatgtcacactttaatgtttcagatcatcatactaatttaaatattagtaaaagtgaacacaacatgcagtttttaaatgaaggtttttattatcgaggtaaaaacaaaatccaaaactacatggccctgtgtggaaaaagtgtCTGTCCCCCTGTTAAAATTTAGGTTTATCAGACcagagttcaatttctctaaccacacccaggcctgattactgccacaccagTTCGCTATCAAGAAATCTCtcaaataggacctgcctgacaaagtgacgTAGACCagaagatcctcaaaagctagataTCATatcgagatccaaagaaatttagaaacaaatgagaaagaaagtaattgagatctatcagtctggaaagggttataaagtatttttaaagctttgggactccagcaaaccacagtgagagcaatcatttacaaatagcaaaaacatggaacagtggagaccCTTCCCAGGAttggccggccgaccaaaatgaccccaagagcacagcgacgactcattcaagaggtcacaaaagaccccacaacaacatccaaagaactgcaggcctcacttgcctttGTTAAGATCAGTGTTCATTTTataccataagaaagagactgggcaaaaatggtctgcatggcagagttccaagacgaaaaccgctgctgagcaaaaagaacataaaggctcgtctcagttttgccagaaaacatcttgattatccccaaaacttttgggaaaatactctgtggaccgacgagacaaaagttgaactttttgaaaggtgtgtgtcccattacgtctggcataaaagtaacaccccatttcagaaaaagatcaccataccaacagtaaaatatggtggtggtagtgtgatggtctggggctgttttgctgcttcggGACCTGGAAGAcctgctgtgataaatggaaccatgaattctgctgtttaccaaaaaatccgtttgatgatctgaagtgtgaaacatgcaaaaaaattaaaaactcagGACACCTTTTCataccactgtatatacattgtcacacacttttttaattttattttatagtttaggAATAATATGTTCTGACTGCAGCAGCACGCTGTGCCCAACTTCCTCTTTAAGATTCTCAAAAACATGATTTCACCAGAATTTTCCAGACAATATCTGGCTGAGCTGAATCTCTCCTGATTGTTTGTTTAATCAAATGTAGCTTTTAGGATGATATAACTAATGGTGAACTCTGAACTCATTTTATAGCAAGCTTTTAAACccttttctgtttaaaatagCTGAACTCAGTCACTTAATTTAtcagtaaaaaaatcatttctgtTCCCTCTAGTAACTCTTATACAAAGACACATCTGGTGGAGGGCTCTGAATTTGTGAATCAGGACTGTAACATGGGAATGAATGGGAAAGCAGGGTCCTGGAGCTTTGAAGAGTTCATTGATCTCGGGGTTCACACTAAAGGCCGGCCACTCATGGAGCCCGAAACCTGTAATCAGGGTCTAATAGAGTGTGGTGTGGCACCTGAAGGACCCAGAGTGGCTTTTGATGACAAGTCGGCCCCTGTGAACTCCCTCCACCCTGCTCAGCCCATTGAAGCCCTGTCCGGTGAGGAactttaatgtttaatagagttCCTGTATCTTATGTGCCTCGTTACAGTGGGGAAAagaattatttgatcccctgctgattttgtgagtttacccccttacaaagaaaggaagacaagtcTAGAAcaggggtgcacacactttttcagcatgcgagctacttataaaatgaccaagtcaaagcgatctacctactataaataaattatagtttaaaaataaatatagattttttttttttttttttgtcatgtgatCTACCGGTAGATCGCGATCGACGTATTGGACACTTCTGGTTTAGAATTTttataatagatttattttaacagaatacagagacaaaatatttaaaaaataattaaataaaggttatacatttatttgtatttggtcAAATGAAATGAGTATTCGATCCCGtaccaaattagcaagaattctgactcccacaaacccaatttattcatttctttgtaagtggGTAAATGTACAAATTCAGCAGGgggttaaataattatttctccCACTGTATAACTTTGAGGATATTTCCAATAAGTTATTTCTTACCTTCCAGTTAAAGATATTTACATTAAACTGAAttgctctttcttttcctcctggTCCTGTTTCTcccttttctctgtttttttttttttgtttgtttgtttctttttttttttttttgtatttttacacatCTTTCCTCAGAGATTTGATTTGACATCTTCACCCATGGATGGTTGCTAATTGCACTGCATGATGTTTGCCTCGTCGAGTTTCACCTGAACAGCCAGAGAAAGTGAATCACACAGGACCTCGACGTCTGCACCTCCATCAAGAAAAGTTgaatatactttttttgttttgttttgttttgttttgttttcttcaaaagaaaaatgcttCAGGGAAACATAATCTTCCATTAtgctttattttctgttttcctgtctttctttttcattgatGGCATCTAGTCAGttatctttgttttgttttttcctctcaccaatatttatgtattgatctttttttttatgttaaatctTGAGTAATTTATTCTTCTGACTTCTTTTATGACTTGTTGCTTTCTgtattatctttctttttttcacatttgtattccattttattttgattaggtGTTACATGTGATCCCAGTTAGTCAGTGGATTGAAGCAGAAAAGAGCAATTAATGTGAATTAACGCTGTTGAGGTCGGAGGAGGAAAAACCTCCAGCGGTCTCACACTGGTTTAAAATGTTCGTGAACTGAGTAGTGCTCAACTATTTGAAAGCTTTTCAAGATCCTCATGAATCCGAAATACCAAGatactcctctctctctctttctctctctctctctctctctctctctctcactctctctttatatatatatgtatatatgagtgaTAGAGAGGGAGCACGAGCCTTAGCACGGATTCTTTAAAGTTACACTGATGCATGGGGCGCCTTACCTGCATTTTCTGCTTCTTCCCAAACTAATGTGATCTCTCTGGCCATTAAGCTGCTTATTGTCCTCTAGCAAATCTTGGTCAAGATATTTCATACATTAAGTTGACGAAAATAGGAACTGGTAAAAGTGCTAAATGTCAGACAGCTGAAATCTTTTCAAATTGCTTTAGTCTTTAAAAGATGAAGGTTCttaagcaaaaagaaaaaaaaaacatatgtaacTTGAATGAAGTTTTAACCTTGTAAATTTCAGGTTTGTGGCTGTGGCTATTGCCTTAAGCTTACATTTTCTTCTACATATTACGTAAATGTAAACACAGTTAGGCATTCACATAGAGTCTAATTTAAGAGTATACTAAAACGATGGAACGTTAGCGTGAATTTCTACATTACATGCGAACATGCCGTTGCAGCACATACGAATATTACTGTAAACTCTGTTTAGGTGCATGTTGTTCCCTGTAGGATGTTAGACAGAGGGGATTCTCTGTTCTGTTTTCAACGCTTGAATAATTGCTAGTGTTCTGTTAAACCCCACGTTCCCTCAGGGTCGGAGCTCTGTCAGGTTTTGGAGACcaccatttttatttctcttgctctcactctttttaaatcattaatccAGTGGCTCAGccagttttatgttttgtaaaatCGATCTCACATATTAAGATAATATTTAAAACGATATTCGTACTTGTGTAAGTATTATGAACATGGATCAGTATTCGACTGTTATTCTATGACTTGGGGGATGTAGGATGTGGAAGGGAAGTGTAATTTGGTTGGTTTCTCTCTGGCGCACATCTGTACTGCTGCTACATAACAGCATCTGATCTGGAACATCAAAAAGCCTGGTTTTGTTCGTTGTTTTCTGGGGAATGAATGGAGGAGGAATTTTGAACGTTGCAGGAGGTTGTGTGCAAGTCATgttgtagaaaataaaaacgaTTGATCATTCCTCTACTCTTGATTTGATAATGATCGTCTTGATGTAAATGCATAGAAACGAAACACGTGGACTTTGTTTAGAAGTCAAAAATGCTGGAATCAGGGGTGGTGGATACAGAAGAAAGGTTCGGAGGACTGCTAGCTAAAAGAATTCATATCGTTTGAGTTTCTGTCTGTTTACTCGCACTGTTGTCAGTCGTTGCAAGCTTGAAGCTCAAGTGCTTTAAGTGTCGCGTTGATGGTTATGGGTTCATAGTCTATTTCAGGACTGCTTgggctttttttaatacactagTTTACACCGCAGTAACTAAGGCCAATGAGCATTGGGCATTTGACTATTTAAAATCGTAGTCATTCACTAATAAACTAACTAGCATCATTCCTCTCATAACACTCTTTCCAATATAGACATGGATCACTTAAATGAAaggtgtcgtttttttttttgttgttgttgttgttgccacAGCTTGAAAATTCATTGGCATTTTTCTAAAAGACTCCATAGTTTACAACTTTAGATTGAGGACCCGAACACTGTCCGTAATTCCAGTGGTGACACTCGGCAAACACTCAGGCATGAAAACAAACCCATAAGCCTGTACCAATAAGGGAGAGATGTGCTGCAGAACACTTCTTTCATTTGAGCCTTTCAGCAGTCGCTCCCTACCACGTGGTGTACAAAAAAGATGCTAAACACCCAAAGCACTTGTAGTCTTGCGGTGGCTGTTTTCAAACGCATGCAGTCATTATGTGTATTTTTCACGTGTGCTGCTTTTGCAGGATGCTACCATGGTCACTTGGACAGGGTCACACCAGTACTGttgctgctgcttttttttgttgttgtttgtttttgtcccaGGACCCTGTAAACCTTTTGAGTGTTTTGGAGCTGTTCTCTAGCTTGGAGTGCTCACCATGGCTGAAAGATAGAACGGTGCCTTAGGAATAGAGTGAgacatatttattttcatatattaataACTCAATGTTTCATGATGTGCTTTCGCTGGCCATGACAATCATTTTACTTGACCAGTGCCCTAAATAGTATGCAATTTTCTGTATCTTGAAATAGAAAAGTTCTAATTCTACTTGTGAAATTTCCCAAACTGTACTGGAAAATATATcaaactgtttaaataaaagttttgttAGATAAAAGAAGTCAGTTTTTGATGTAAAGTTGCCCATACCTACTGTAATATACTTGTGCTTTCATGATGCATAAATGAAGGCTTTAGACGAAGCTTGAAATTTATTGTTCAGATTCAATGTCACTTCACCCGAAATGCCATGAATAAAGTATATACTAACATTGTTGCATGCCAAAAGATTCATGTTAAATGTGTGTCACACACGTCATAAATCCAAAAAAACTCACAATACTCAGGTGTTGCGCTAAAACagacaaaatacattttcctttaaagTTCGATGACGAGAAATCTTCCAGTAAAGCCTGAATTAACATcgtgaaaatgaaatattaacatGAAATAATTGCTTAGCATTAACGCTCACCAGAGACTCATGTTTAGCTGTGAAGTTATGATAACAATATAAACGTTTAAATGCGTATTTATTGTGACTATAAATGTGTCTGCAGTAATTACACACCACTCACTATTGCTACTTGTATCTCATcactaaaacatttgcaagtcagtactttttctttgtttgattAGTTTGTTTGCTTATTGTTTCACCatttaaagagcaaaaaaacacTGATAATGAATCGATTACCACCGGTATAATGTGTCAATCTTTCTTTAAATGTAATCTGAAAAGAGCAACTTCAGTCTCACAGCTTTTTGGCACAGTCGGGGCAGTAGATGTTCTCTTCCTGCATGACGAAGCGCTTGTGGGCCAGGGACAGAGAGCACTTCTTACAGTTAAAGCAGTACTCATGCCAAGTGTGGTTCTCGTAGTTCACCACATTAGTCCCTCTGCCAAATCCTGCGGGTGTCAAACAGGAGATGATCAATTTTTTCAACCTATTAGTCGTCAATGATTTATTAAATGATGTTGCTCTGTGAGTGTCCGCTGTGCACATCAACATGCGTGCTTTTTGAAAACTgacaatacatttaattatgtcACTACATGTCATATTTACCGGTGATAGGATTTTGGCATCCAGAGCACTTCTTGGCCACAGAGGTCTTGTAGCAGTCCACACAGTAGAAGTCATCCTCGTGAGCAGTGAAGCGAGCGCCACCCAGTGGCTTCTTGCAGGTGTGGCACACAAAGCATTCAGAGTGCCACGGTTTATCCTGATAATTGATTCCACCAGAGGTGATGGGCTGGAAAATATTTGACACAAAAGCATATTTTTAATACTGAAATCGGACATTAAAACAGAAATCTGACCTAGGATCATAAAATATAGCATAATGGCTATTTCGTCTCTTCGGTTCTACAGAATATTCTCTGCACTAGAGGGAATCTGTGTTAGACTGCACTCGC
It contains:
- the map7d3 gene encoding ensconsin isoform X7 codes for the protein MCACPAKRALQANECSRRRKKNREGKTSVKMAEGATSLKGLRAQMAAVAQAQAEERRSLAGNNTAPITASATKSHAKPVIDGAVLRVDDKLRVAKERRDEQEKQQAVRGSQILEREHKAKLQVERQMEERQRKLEEQRRKEEQRRAAVEEKRKQKLEEEKEHYEAVMRRTIERSQKVEQRQKRWSWSGLTDSDNRNGESDSGPTSSPVTIVISPASPISKPPRSHTTQVDKRSSSTTNLKQSADPAISKRLSSSAALLNSPDKSAKRRSSSLNRLPSTVPRVSKEAHKQPQVEQTAHRPLASPLDSSVLSRLLTPTQASLARSKSAAALSANGADETESHLCPRSVSSTPLQPSPRGPLRSRSTDRQKTSLSSTSASSDSISNIAQKAEKDKTSPAAKRPPSPSTVPSRHRSPSPGPIGGPTRTPSPGAAKHSPRNRPPSPSGVKQRPPSPQPTSKPPPIQKPALTPTGPPILRKRESKPKDTSPMTALTTQPQDMSTSSPVSSTKPKDDPSLKTTAGTNSAAEAAKILAENRRLAREQKEREEQLRLQREEEERVRKEEEERLAEEERVRRLEEEKVRAEERKREEEEQAQKAEEERERLELEEQQKRTELQKEARNSISITHITETDGCNRCVIFLLIFVLQKLQREEAEAKALEEAEKQRQERERIMQQNQQERMERKKRIEEIMKRTRKMDQNDFKGNDEEGIPDENGDEVNDELNCETTEDQFVASEQETEFVNQSDIQERAMSSEEAQLKSDETLDNMNEQAKVDDKENNNGLSAAQPTAISNSYTKTHLVEGSEFVNQDCNMGMNGKAGSWSFEEFIDLGVHTKGRPLMEPETCNQGLIECGVAPEGPRVAFDDKSAPVNSLHPAQPIEALSGEEL
- the map7d3 gene encoding ensconsin isoform X9 yields the protein MCACPAKRALQANECSRRRKKNREGKTSVKMAEGATSLKGLRAQMAAVAQAQAEERRSLAGNNTAPITASATKSHAKPVIDGAVLRVDDKLRVAKERRDEQEKQQAVRGSQILEREHKAKLQVERQMEERQRKLEEQRRKEEQRRAAVEEKRKQKLEEEKEHYEAVMRRTIERSQKVEQRQKRWSWSGLTDSDNRNGESDSGPTSSPVTIVISPASPISKPPRSHTTQVDKRSSSTTNLKQSADPAISKRLSSSAALLNSPDKSAKRRSSSLNRLPSTVPRVSKEAHKQPQVEQTGPVLKKRSSSLSRVGNRAPPTGKPEKPTQVESESHLCPRSVSSTPLQPSPRGPLRSRSTDRQKTSLSSTSASSDSISNIAQKAEKDKTSPAAKRPPSPSTVPSRHRSPSPGPIGGPTRTPSPGAAKHSPRNRPPSPSGVKQRPPSPQPTSKPPPIQKPALTPTGPPILRKRESKPKDTSPMTALTTQPQDMSTSSPVSSTKPKDDPSLKTTAGTNSAAEAAKILAENRRLAREQKEREEQLRLQREEEERVRKEEEERLAEEERVRRLEEEKVRAEERKREEEEQAQKAEEERERLELEEQQKRTELQKEARNSISITHITETDGCNRCVIFLLIFVLQKLQREEAEAKALEEAEKQRQERERIMQQNQQERMERKKRIEEIMKRTRKMDQNDFKGNDEEGIPDENGDEVNDELNCETTEDQFVASEQETEFVNQSDIQERAMSSEEAQLKSDETLDNMNEQAKVDDKENNNGLSAAQPTAISNSYTKTHLVEGSEFVNQDCNMGMNGKAGSWSFEEFIDLGVHTKGRPLMEPETCNQGLIECGVAPEGPRVAFDDKSAPVNSLHPAQPIEALSGEEL
- the map7d3 gene encoding ensconsin isoform X11, whose translation is MCACPAKRALQANECSRRRKKNREGKTSVKMAEGATSLKGLRAQMAAVAQAQAEERRSLAGNNTAPITASATKSHAKPVIDGAVLRVDDKLRVAKERRDEQEKQQAVRGSQILEREHKAKLQVERQMEERQRKLEEQRRKEEQRRAAVEEKRKQKLEEEKEHYEAVMRRTIERSQKVEQRQKRWSWSGLTDSDNRNGESDSGPTSSPVTIVISPASPISKPPRSHTTQVDKRSSSTTNLKQSADPAISKRLSSSAALLNSPDKTHRPLASPLDSSVLSRLLTPTQASLARSKSAAALSANGADETESHLCPRSVSSTPLQPSPRGPLRSRSTDRQKTSLSSTSASSDSISNIAQKAEKDKTSPAAKRPPSPSTVPSRHRSPSPGPIGGPTRTPSPGAAKHSPRNRPPSPSGVKQRPPSPQPTSKPPPIQKPALTPTGPPILRKRESKPKDTSPMTALTTQPQDMSTSSPVSSTKPKDDPSLKTTAGTNSAAEAAKILAENRRLAREQKEREEQLRLQREEEERVRKEEEERLAEEERVRRLEEEKVRAEERKREEEEQAQKAEEERERLELEEQQKRTELQKEARNSISITHITETDGCNRCVIFLLIFVLQKLQREEAEAKALEEAEKQRQERERIMQQNQQERMERKKRIEEIMKRTRKMDQNDFKGNDEEGIPDENGDEVNDELNCETTEDQFVASEQETEFVNQSDIQERAMSSEEAQLKSDETLDNMNEQAKVDDKENNNGLSAAQPTAISNSYTKTHLVEGSEFVNQDCNMGMNGKAGSWSFEEFIDLGVHTKGRPLMEPETCNQGLIECGVAPEGPRVAFDDKSAPVNSLHPAQPIEALSGEEL